The Methylomarinum sp. Ch1-1 genome contains the following window.
TTCGCCAACTATCCATTGGCAATTGGGCGTTGTTTTCCCGCCGGACACGCCGGCGGAGGTTACGCCTTCATCAGTCTGTATTTTTTTCTGTTGGCCATAAAACCCGACTATCGGCACTACGGACTGCTTGCCGGCATGGTGATCGGCATCATTTTTGGCGTGACTCAACAAATGCGTGGCGCTCACTTTTTGAGTCATGACATTTTCTCATTAGCAATCTGTTGGTTTTCCTCGTTGTTCCTTTTTGGCGTCTTTTTTTGGAAAGAACTGCAATGGCAATAAATTCAAGTCGCACTGCATCTATGAAATCTCGTTTTTCCATCCTGACTCTGGCTTTTGCCATCAGTCTGCCTATTTTTGCGCTATTCCGGGTGATGTTGCTGCTTAGGCATTATGCGGATATCGATGAGCCAGCCTACAAGGTGGTCATCGCCTTGTTCTTAGGCGTTATCCATGACGTCGCCTTTCTAAGCTATTTGTTGATTCCATTTGCACTGTATTTATTGTTGGCGCCGAATCGTTTTTACCGTTCGCGAGTCAACAAGGCGATCATCTATCTGTTGTTTTTCGCGTGCCTGTACGGCCTTTACTTCGACATGGTGGCGGAATGGCTGTTCTGGAGCGAATTCGGCGTTCGTTTCAATTTCATCTCGGTCGACTACCTGATTTACACTCATGAGGTGATCAACAATATCATCGAATCCTATCCGTTGACCGGGTTGTTGAGTGCGATATTCGTCGCCGCGGTGTTGACGTTTGCGCTGTCCCGAAAAAAACTGCACGCTAGGCTAATGGTCGAAGACCGCTTCGCCAGCCGCGCTAAAATGGCGTTGGCTTTATTGGTGCTGCCGTTGGTCAGCTATGCGGCGATCGACCAGTCCCTGCATGAGATTTCTCGAAACCGTTTTATTAATGAAATCGCCACCAACGGCCCTTATCAATTTTTCGCCGCCTTCAGAAATAATGAAATCGATTATCGTCATTTCTATGCGTTGGACGATGATCGGCTTTTATCGCGGCAAATCAGAGCGTTGGTCGGTATCGATGGAGGTGACAAAGGGGCATCGGGACTCTATGATGTCAACAGACATATCAGCCGTTCAGGCGACGAAAAGCGCCTGAATGTGGTTTTGATTACCGTGGAAAGCCTGAGCGCCAACTTCCTGGCGCATTTCGGCAATGAGGAAAAACTGACGCCGTTTCTGGATCAATGGCTGGATGACGGGCTGTTATTCACGAATTTCTATGCCACCGGCACGCGCACGACCCGCGGTCTCGAGGCGCTGACTTTGTCGGTGCCGCCCACGCCGGGCCGATCGATCGTCAAACGGCCGGATAACGCCAATATGTTCAGTCTGGGGCGGGTGTTTCAGCAGAAAGGTTACGAGACGGTGTTTTTATATGGCGGTCGAGGATATTTCGACAACATGAACGCCTTTTTTTCCGGCAACGGTTATCGCATCGTCGATCAGACCGAGCTGAGCGATGAGGAGGTGCATTTCGAGAATGCCTGGGGTGTCGCCGACGACGATTTGCTGCGTCGAGCCCTGAAGGAAGCGGACCGGGAATTTGCCGCAAACAAGCCTTTTTTGTTTCATATCATGACCACCAGCAATCATCGCCCCTATACTTATCCGGAAGGCAAGATCGATATTCCCTCCGGAACGGGACGTTCAGGAGGAGTCAAGTATACCGATTATGCGCTGAAGGAATTTATTGCGGCGGCCAAGGATAAGCCCTGGTTTGATGATACCGTGTTTGTTCTTGTCGCCGATCACTGCGCAGGCAGTGCGCGGAAAGCGGCCTTGCCGGTGGAAAAATATCATATTCCATTATTTATTTATGCCCCGAAACATGTAAAGCCCGGTAAAATAACGACCTTGTCCAGCCAGATCGATGTCGCGCCGACCTTATTGGGCTTGTTGAATTTTAGTTACGATAGTCATTTCTTCGGCAAAGATATCCTGCAAATGCCGGCCAAACAGGGGCGGGCTTTGATCGGCAACTATCAGAAGCTGGGCCTGCTTAAAAACAATAAACTGACCTATCTGGCGCCGCAACAGCAGGTGTTTGTGATTGACGACCCTCTGAATAAAAATGAACTGCTGTCGCCGGAAAACGAGCAGGAATTAGTGCAGGAAAACATGGCGTATTACCAGGCGGCTGATTATATTTGGACGCATCGCTTAAATCGTTATCAGTAACAGCGGTCGGCAATGATTTTCGTGCGAACATAGCGCTAAATGCCGCAGGCTTTAAACCAGAGGAAGTTTTTCTTCATGAAAATCGCTGAACTATGACTGTCAATCATTCGAGCTGCTCTTTAACCGTTTATGCCTGGCTGTCGATTGCCGCGGCGGTCGCGACGATCACGTTGAAGAGCTATGCCTATTGGCTGACCGACTCAGTCGGCTTGTTATCCGATGCGATGGAATCGTTGATCAATCTGGCGGCGGCGGTCATCGCGCTGCTGGCTTTAACGGTGGCGGCTAAGCCGCCGGATGAAAAGCATGCTTACGGTCACGAAAAAGTAGAATATTTTTCTAGCGGCGCCGAAGGCGTACTGATTTTGTTGGCGGCGATCAGCATCATGTGGGTGGCTTGGGAAAGGCTCCTGCATCCGCAGCCAATTCGGCAGTTGGATATCGGCTTGGTCGTTTCGGCGATCGCCTCATTAATTAATTTACTGGTGGCGCGAGTATTGATCAGGGTCGGTAAGCGGCGTCAATCGATCACGCTGGAGGCCGATGGCAGACATTTGTTGACCGATGTGTGGACGACGGCTGGCGTCATCGCCGGCGTGGGTGTTATTGCCGGCCTGCAATGGCTGGGCTATCAGGGCTGGGAAAGACTGGATCCGATCATCGCGATATTGGTGGCCGTCAATATCGTCTGGACCGGCATCGGTTTGATGCGTCGCACCTTTGCCGGATTGATGGACGTCGCATTGGACAGTCGGGAACAGGAAACGATCATCGCGATATTGGATGAGTTCGTGCGGCGAGAAGGCATCGCCTACCACGCGCTGCGCACACGCTATTCGGGGAGTCGTCGTTTTATCTCGGTGCATATACTGGTGCCTGGCGTATGGACCGTGCAACAAGGCCACGACTTGCTAGAGCTGATCGAAAGCCGAATCAGCCGCCGTTTTGACAGCATCGATATCGACACCCATCTGGAGCCGATAGAGGACATCGTCTCATGGCGACATAATCATTAACTGAATCAGGAGAACTTATGAGTAATAGAGTTAAAGTCTGGGATCTGCCGCTAAGAATTTTTCATTGGACGTTGGTTGCGGCCTTCCTGATTGCTTATGTCAGCGAAGACGATTTGCTGACGGTCCATGTTTGGGCGGGTTACCTGATTGGCGGATTATTACTGTTTCGGATCGTTTGGGGGTTTGTCGGCAATCGTTACGCCCGCTTTGCCAATTTTATTTGCAGCCCGGCCGCGGGGCTGCGCTACCTGCAGGAAGTGGTCGAGTTGAAAGGCAAACGCTATCTTGGCCATAATCCGGCCGGCGCCTGGATGATCGTGTTGTTGCTGCTCAGTCTATTGCTGACGACGTTGACCGGGGTTGCCGTTTACGCGGCGGATCAGAGCGCCGGGCCTATGGCCGGACTGGTCGGGACTGCACAGGAAGAATTATGGGAGGAAAGCCATGAGTTTTTTGCCAATTTGACGGTGTTTTTGGTTATTCTGCATGTATTGGGCGTACTGCTTGAAAGTTTCGTGCATCGTGAAAGTCTGGTCAGGTCGATGTGGCACGGTTTTAAAAGAGCGGAGGAAGAGGGGGATTAGCGGGGATTGGTTGCCTTTTCGATGGTTTGATCGTTTTTTTGGCGTCTGGCTTTGGGCGGTTTACAACGGGTTTGGTTTATAAAAGATGGGATGATCATGAATTATGATGCGTTTGCTGATTATTGAGGATAATCAAGACTTGGCTTTGGAATTGGCGGATTATTTTGAAGACCAGGGCAACGTCATTGATTGCGCCAGCGACGGAGTGACTGGTTTGCATTTGGCCGTGATCAATGTCTATGATGTGTTGATTCTGGATCTGAGTCTGCCGGGCATGGATGGATTGGAGCTTTGCCGGCGTCTACGCGAAGATGCCGGCAAATGGTTGCCGGTGCTGATGCTGACCGCTAGAGACACCCTCGATGATAGAATCCGGGGCTTTGAACACGGTGCGGACGATTATCTGGTCAAGCCGTTTTCGTTGAAGGAGCTGCAACTGCGAGTTCAAGCACTAGCCAGGCGCGGCGCTGGTTCCCGTCAGGCACAGGTGTTGCATTGTGATGATCTGCGCTTGAACGTCGAAACGCGGGAAGTTAGCCGTGGCGGCAAGGAAATCGAACTCACCGTCATCGAGTTTCAGATCCTTGAATTACTGATGCGGCGCAGTCCGAAAGTGGTCAGCCGAAATGAAATGACTGCTAAAATCTGGGGGGACCATCCTCCCGACGCCGATGTATTAAAAGTGCATATTCATCATCTTCGCAACGCCATCGACAAACCCTTTGCCGAACAGTTATTGCATACGGTCAGAGGCGTCGGTTACAAACTACAATCCGAACATGCCCTACCGTCTGAATCTTAGATACCGGATCTTTTTCACCTACCCGTTGCTGGGATTTTTGATCAGTGTGCTGGTCATTGTCTTTTTTATTTTCTCCTTTGATCTGTTGGAAAGGCAATATATGGATAACTTTTTGCTGGAGGAACTCGATCATTTTATTGAGAACAGCACGTCGAATCCGGAGTTGACCGAACAGCACGCCAGTCACTGGGAAATCTATAAGATCGATGACGATCACCCGTTCGACTTGCTCAACTTCCTGTCCCAATATTCTCCCGGCACCTATGATGTGGAATTACGCGGTCAAATGTACGATATCGGCATTGCCGAACGCGATGGCGCAAGATATTACATACTCTACAACGATCAGGATGCGGAAGCGCTGGAAATCAATTTGATCGCCTTCATGGTCGCTAGCGCATGCGTGATCATCTGGGCCGCCACCGCTTACGGTTTGTGGTTTTCCAAACGGGTGTTGAAGCCGGTGATGTCATTGGCCGATGAAGTCAGGACGCTGGACCTTGGCGCCGCCGAAGCGATTGAGGTCGATAGCTATGCGCAAGATGAAGTCGGTTTTCTGGCTTCCGAATTTGACAGTTATATCAATCGGATCAGAAGGTTGATCGAACGGGAGCGGGAATTTACTGCGAATGCCAGTCACGAGCTGAGAACGCCGCTGACGATTATCAAGGCGGCGACCGAAGCGCTATTGTTGCGGCAGAATTTGCCGGAAGACATCAGAACCAGGCTATTAAGGATAGAACGGGCGGTTAACGAGATGAACAATTGTCTGCAGGTGTTGCTGATCTTGTCGCGGGAACCGGACCGGTCGCAGTTATTGACCGACTCGACGGATTTGGTCAGGTTGGTGGAGCAATTATTAGAGGATTATGAATCTCTGCGTCCGCCGGCGG
Protein-coding sequences here:
- a CDS encoding LTA synthase family protein, which translates into the protein MAINSSRTASMKSRFSILTLAFAISLPIFALFRVMLLLRHYADIDEPAYKVVIALFLGVIHDVAFLSYLLIPFALYLLLAPNRFYRSRVNKAIIYLLFFACLYGLYFDMVAEWLFWSEFGVRFNFISVDYLIYTHEVINNIIESYPLTGLLSAIFVAAVLTFALSRKKLHARLMVEDRFASRAKMALALLVLPLVSYAAIDQSLHEISRNRFINEIATNGPYQFFAAFRNNEIDYRHFYALDDDRLLSRQIRALVGIDGGDKGASGLYDVNRHISRSGDEKRLNVVLITVESLSANFLAHFGNEEKLTPFLDQWLDDGLLFTNFYATGTRTTRGLEALTLSVPPTPGRSIVKRPDNANMFSLGRVFQQKGYETVFLYGGRGYFDNMNAFFSGNGYRIVDQTELSDEEVHFENAWGVADDDLLRRALKEADREFAANKPFLFHIMTTSNHRPYTYPEGKIDIPSGTGRSGGVKYTDYALKEFIAAAKDKPWFDDTVFVLVADHCAGSARKAALPVEKYHIPLFIYAPKHVKPGKITTLSSQIDVAPTLLGLLNFSYDSHFFGKDILQMPAKQGRALIGNYQKLGLLKNNKLTYLAPQQQVFVIDDPLNKNELLSPENEQELVQENMAYYQAADYIWTHRLNRYQ
- a CDS encoding cation diffusion facilitator family transporter, whose translation is MTVNHSSCSLTVYAWLSIAAAVATITLKSYAYWLTDSVGLLSDAMESLINLAAAVIALLALTVAAKPPDEKHAYGHEKVEYFSSGAEGVLILLAAISIMWVAWERLLHPQPIRQLDIGLVVSAIASLINLLVARVLIRVGKRRQSITLEADGRHLLTDVWTTAGVIAGVGVIAGLQWLGYQGWERLDPIIAILVAVNIVWTGIGLMRRTFAGLMDVALDSREQETIIAILDEFVRREGIAYHALRTRYSGSRRFISVHILVPGVWTVQQGHDLLELIESRISRRFDSIDIDTHLEPIEDIVSWRHNH
- a CDS encoding cytochrome b/b6 domain-containing protein; amino-acid sequence: MSNRVKVWDLPLRIFHWTLVAAFLIAYVSEDDLLTVHVWAGYLIGGLLLFRIVWGFVGNRYARFANFICSPAAGLRYLQEVVELKGKRYLGHNPAGAWMIVLLLLSLLLTTLTGVAVYAADQSAGPMAGLVGTAQEELWEESHEFFANLTVFLVILHVLGVLLESFVHRESLVRSMWHGFKRAEEEGD
- a CDS encoding response regulator transcription factor, yielding MRLLIIEDNQDLALELADYFEDQGNVIDCASDGVTGLHLAVINVYDVLILDLSLPGMDGLELCRRLREDAGKWLPVLMLTARDTLDDRIRGFEHGADDYLVKPFSLKELQLRVQALARRGAGSRQAQVLHCDDLRLNVETREVSRGGKEIELTVIEFQILELLMRRSPKVVSRNEMTAKIWGDHPPDADVLKVHIHHLRNAIDKPFAEQLLHTVRGVGYKLQSEHALPSES
- a CDS encoding sensor histidine kinase encodes the protein MPYRLNLRYRIFFTYPLLGFLISVLVIVFFIFSFDLLERQYMDNFLLEELDHFIENSTSNPELTEQHASHWEIYKIDDDHPFDLLNFLSQYSPGTYDVELRGQMYDIGIAERDGARYYILYNDQDAEALEINLIAFMVASACVIIWAATAYGLWFSKRVLKPVMSLADEVRTLDLGAAEAIEVDSYAQDEVGFLASEFDSYINRIRRLIEREREFTANASHELRTPLTIIKAATEALLLRQNLPEDIRTRLLRIERAVNEMNNCLQVLLILSREPDRSQLLTDSTDLVRLVEQLLEDYESLRPPAVKIVKHFAARPVIKAQEAMLSIVLCNVIKNAFSNTVEGAITIEIDDHRLTLTDTGKGIPQECLPQVVKRGYKDRHSEGQGLGLSLVQRICDYYQWRLSIDSISGQGTTVMLEFAPVTPDGYEMPREGRGVY